In Oceanobacillus sp. FSL K6-2867, one DNA window encodes the following:
- a CDS encoding SAF domain-containing protein, which translates to MSIYHELQLRERENNPIKVGVIGAGQMGFGLITQISRIPGMIVGGVSDVNVERAQKAVDYYQSQENKKVNTLVSTDYREVIQSSNVEVVVDATGVPEVGANISLEALNSRKHLVLLNVEVDITIGSYMNSLFKNAGLVYSGSAGDEPAAIVELYEFAKTMGMEVVVAGKGKNNALKTTANPDTAAAEAKAKNMSPHMLAAFQDGTKTMAEMNLLSNAIGLVPDKVGMHGVDATLDDVAQKLDLKENGGVLNSLGVVEYVNGLAPGVFVIVKSDLEPVDEELRYLLKVDKSHGNHYTLYRPYHLASLETPVTIAKAVLHHDTSIHPLGAPISETVTVAKRDIKAGETLDGIGGYSVRGVLETHQDMEVNGHIPIGLISGKVVVKKDIKEGQFLTHDDVELDPSTTVWKLRALQDHMFRVK; encoded by the coding sequence ATGTCAATTTATCATGAACTTCAATTAAGAGAACGAGAAAATAATCCAATCAAAGTAGGGGTTATAGGTGCCGGCCAAATGGGATTTGGTCTTATCACACAAATATCCCGTATTCCAGGAATGATTGTTGGTGGCGTTTCAGACGTTAACGTTGAAAGAGCTCAAAAAGCGGTTGATTATTATCAATCTCAGGAAAATAAAAAAGTGAATACATTGGTATCTACTGATTACCGAGAAGTAATCCAGTCCTCGAATGTGGAAGTAGTTGTAGATGCTACTGGAGTACCTGAAGTTGGAGCAAACATTTCATTAGAAGCATTAAACTCAAGAAAACATCTTGTATTACTGAATGTAGAGGTTGATATAACAATAGGTTCCTATATGAATTCATTATTTAAAAATGCTGGATTAGTATATTCAGGATCTGCTGGAGATGAGCCAGCTGCAATCGTTGAATTATATGAATTTGCCAAAACGATGGGAATGGAAGTTGTTGTTGCTGGTAAGGGGAAAAACAATGCATTGAAGACAACTGCTAACCCAGATACTGCAGCAGCAGAGGCAAAGGCTAAAAACATGAGTCCGCATATGTTAGCGGCATTCCAGGATGGAACCAAAACGATGGCTGAAATGAACTTATTAAGTAATGCAATCGGTTTAGTGCCAGATAAAGTAGGAATGCATGGTGTGGACGCTACGCTGGACGATGTTGCACAAAAACTGGACTTAAAGGAAAACGGCGGCGTTTTGAACAGCTTAGGTGTAGTAGAATATGTTAACGGTTTAGCACCAGGTGTGTTCGTAATCGTAAAAAGTGACTTAGAGCCTGTTGATGAAGAACTTCGCTATTTATTAAAAGTAGATAAAAGTCATGGAAATCATTATACATTATATCGTCCATATCATTTAGCTAGTTTAGAAACACCAGTTACAATTGCGAAAGCTGTCCTGCATCATGATACTTCTATTCATCCGCTAGGAGCACCAATCTCTGAAACTGTAACGGTTGCAAAACGAGATATTAAAGCAGGCGAAACTCTGGATGGCATTGGTGGTTATTCTGTTAGAGGAGTCCTGGAAACACATCAGGATATGGAGGTGAATGGTCATATCCCTATTGGTCTAATTAGCGGTAAAGTTGTAGTTAAAAAGGATATTAAAGAAGGGCAATTTTTAACACATGATGATGTAGAGCTTGACCCTTCAAC